One Dictyoglomus turgidum DSM 6724 DNA window includes the following coding sequences:
- a CDS encoding DUF362 domain-containing protein produces MGNRKKYLTIGLGTLFLLSQSLSKQENLKQESIFKIPNNPIYVAQNSIEVINQERKIPQIVDVGVAKEENIRKSVKKAIELCGGMNFIKPGDTVLIKPNVNSNDPYPGTTNPEVLAEVIEMVKEKGAKRIIVADSSGIPWPNTLKNMEATGILKVAQRAGVEVYALDNMEWIWVKPEVLKYWDRGFRIPKIVKEVDHIINVAVVKTHSIADFTMSLKNFVGFIHRQDRVIMHSSRYLKEMIGELNIAFSPSLNILDASKVFVRGGPAKGEERELGMVIASTDRIACDITGLSLLKLLGTTQEIQNKNMWEHPQIKRAIELGIGINNPDLINLKTSNVDREKLLIRIK; encoded by the coding sequence ATGGGAAATAGAAAGAAATACCTCACTATAGGTTTAGGTACTCTTTTTTTACTTTCCCAGAGCCTGTCAAAACAAGAAAACTTAAAACAAGAATCCATATTTAAAATCCCTAATAATCCAATTTATGTAGCCCAAAATAGCATTGAAGTTATAAATCAAGAGAGAAAGATACCCCAAATTGTGGATGTGGGAGTTGCTAAGGAGGAGAATATAAGAAAATCAGTTAAGAAAGCAATAGAGCTTTGTGGAGGAATGAATTTTATAAAACCAGGAGACACTGTTTTAATTAAACCAAATGTAAATTCCAATGATCCATATCCAGGGACTACAAATCCGGAAGTTTTGGCAGAAGTAATTGAAATGGTAAAAGAAAAAGGAGCAAAAAGGATCATTGTTGCAGACTCATCAGGCATTCCCTGGCCCAACACTTTGAAAAATATGGAAGCCACAGGAATACTTAAAGTAGCCCAAAGAGCAGGAGTAGAAGTTTATGCTTTGGATAATATGGAATGGATTTGGGTAAAACCTGAGGTATTAAAATACTGGGATAGAGGTTTCAGAATACCTAAGATTGTGAAAGAAGTAGATCATATCATAAATGTAGCAGTAGTAAAGACTCATTCTATAGCAGATTTTACCATGTCCTTAAAAAACTTCGTGGGTTTCATACATAGACAAGATAGGGTAATAATGCACAGTTCAAGATACCTAAAAGAGATGATTGGAGAATTAAATATTGCCTTTAGTCCCTCCCTAAATATACTTGATGCCTCCAAGGTATTTGTAAGAGGAGGACCTGCAAAAGGAGAAGAAAGGGAATTAGGAATGGTTATAGCATCCACTGATAGAATTGCTTGTGATATTACAGGCTTATCCCTATTGAAACTTCTTGGTACTACCCAAGAAATTCAGAATAAAAATATGTGGGAACATCCTCAGATAAAAAGAGCCATAGAACTCGGTATAGGAATAAACAATCCTGATTTAATCAATTTGAAGACTTCTAATGTGGATAGAGAAAAATTACTGATAAGAATAAAATAA
- a CDS encoding beta-N-acetylhexosaminidase gives MEKIFIVPEPKRLEFMGKWLEFKGFENFPEFLSQEFHIPKGSLRIRKIEKKGNGIEIKEDEVIIWGDENIAYATILQLLMQNPNKLPKVIIEEEFSFKFRGYHLDIARGGVPHLREFKRILKWLFILKYNYFAIYFEDLFPWKKYPEIGALRGRLTEEEIREIINYGRRLNIEVFPSLELCGHMENILVLPNFMKFSEWHRPDEGCIDVSNDEARKFTYELLEEVINFFPSKYVHIGGDETWALGRGRSLDKEGIFKGPELFEMYHRNLIYKVKESGKIPMVWGDMLTGMYLREEEKERWRIVLESNIWDETVIANWDYTHLPQDHFQNKINMFGKRKEKELACPGLSNWNRFYPNFDIALTNITNFLIPARKEKLLGFLLTSWGDDGAECLYSFLDPLILATMEIAEGNGNWEEKWLALKREDKEVLEVRKTLGQNDIAETIKHVFLGDQIYRYATEILKDKERKSTGDFWADYYLGITSLLSNKEKLKDKYEEVLNAVSHVNLPEDLSLIRDMLKISLNRVKGRLKFSDFISFGNKYAELWLSERKKENLEKVINKIYGAGGRADLEIY, from the coding sequence ATGGAAAAAATATTTATTGTTCCGGAGCCAAAAAGGTTAGAATTTATGGGAAAATGGCTTGAGTTTAAGGGCTTTGAAAACTTTCCAGAATTTTTATCTCAAGAATTTCACATCCCTAAAGGAAGCTTAAGAATAAGAAAAATTGAAAAAAAAGGAAATGGAATAGAAATCAAAGAAGATGAGGTAATAATATGGGGAGACGAAAATATAGCTTATGCTACTATTCTTCAACTTCTAATGCAAAATCCCAACAAGCTTCCTAAGGTAATAATAGAAGAAGAATTTTCCTTTAAATTTCGTGGCTATCATTTAGATATTGCCAGGGGTGGAGTTCCTCACTTAAGAGAATTCAAAAGAATCTTAAAGTGGCTTTTTATTCTAAAATACAACTACTTCGCCATTTATTTTGAAGATCTCTTTCCTTGGAAAAAATATCCTGAGATAGGGGCCCTAAGGGGAAGACTTACAGAAGAGGAAATAAGAGAAATCATTAACTATGGAAGAAGGTTAAACATAGAAGTATTTCCTTCCCTTGAGCTCTGTGGACATATGGAAAATATATTAGTACTCCCTAATTTTATGAAATTTAGTGAATGGCACAGACCCGATGAAGGCTGTATAGATGTATCCAATGATGAGGCAAGAAAATTTACCTATGAACTCTTAGAAGAAGTAATAAACTTTTTCCCATCAAAATATGTCCATATAGGTGGCGATGAAACCTGGGCACTTGGAAGAGGAAGAAGTCTTGACAAAGAAGGAATATTCAAGGGACCAGAGCTTTTTGAGATGTATCACAGAAATTTAATCTATAAGGTGAAAGAGAGTGGAAAAATCCCTATGGTATGGGGAGATATGCTAACAGGTATGTATTTAAGAGAAGAGGAAAAAGAAAGATGGAGAATTGTTTTAGAAAGTAATATTTGGGATGAAACGGTAATAGCAAATTGGGATTATACTCACCTTCCTCAAGACCATTTCCAAAATAAAATAAATATGTTTGGAAAGAGAAAAGAAAAAGAGCTTGCATGTCCAGGACTTTCCAATTGGAATAGATTTTATCCTAACTTTGACATTGCTCTTACCAATATTACTAACTTCTTGATCCCTGCAAGAAAAGAGAAACTTCTTGGTTTTCTACTTACTTCTTGGGGAGATGATGGAGCAGAATGTTTATACTCCTTCTTAGATCCTCTTATCCTTGCCACCATGGAGATCGCAGAGGGTAATGGAAATTGGGAAGAAAAATGGCTTGCACTGAAAAGAGAAGATAAAGAAGTTCTTGAAGTAAGAAAAACTTTAGGGCAAAATGATATAGCAGAAACCATTAAGCATGTGTTTCTTGGAGATCAAATATATAGATATGCTACTGAAATATTAAAAGACAAAGAAAGAAAATCCACTGGAGATTTTTGGGCTGACTATTACTTGGGAATAACAAGTCTTCTTTCTAATAAGGAAAAACTAAAGGATAAATATGAAGAGGTTTTGAATGCCGTCTCTCATGTAAATCTACCTGAAGATTTATCCCTTATAAGAGATATGCTAAAGATCTCCCTAAATAGAGTTAAGGGAAGATTAAAATTTTCTGATTTTATAAGTTTTGGCAATAAGTATGCAGAGCTTTGGCTTTCTGAAAGAAAGAAGGAGAATCTTGAAAAGGTAATCAATAAAATCTATGGGGCAGGAGGAAGAGCAGACTTAGAAATCTATTAA
- the nagA gene encoding N-acetylglucosamine-6-phosphate deacetylase, producing the protein MGVNILGKIILKDRIFEDGVLKIENGKIVYIGEKKESKIDNIDYDFSDFYISPGFIDIHIHGAFGGDFLDCEYEEIEKIAIFLASKGVVGFLPTIVTAPIKDMREAVKKLEKYIRNQKNGGKALGIHLEGPFLNSKYKGAQPEEYIIKPDINILEKLYSPYLRVMTIAPEIDDEFKVIKYLKERNVIVSAGHTDASYDLMRDAALNGVSHITHLFNGMRPLHHREPGIVGYALVNDHVSVEVIADGYHLSDVILKMVVKLKPRYKVLLITDAIMATGLEDGEYRLSNQRVIVKNGRAVLESGSLAGSTLTMDKAIRNIIQMAGVNIIDAVYMASYSPARLLGLENRKGSIEVGKDADITVFDEGFNIKMTMVEGKKVFSP; encoded by the coding sequence ATGGGAGTAAATATTTTGGGAAAAATAATATTAAAGGATAGAATTTTTGAAGATGGAGTTTTGAAGATTGAAAATGGAAAGATAGTTTATATTGGGGAAAAAAAAGAAAGTAAGATAGATAATATAGATTATGACTTTAGTGATTTTTACATCTCTCCTGGTTTTATTGATATTCATATCCATGGAGCTTTTGGAGGAGATTTTTTGGATTGTGAGTATGAAGAGATAGAAAAAATAGCTATTTTTTTAGCATCAAAAGGAGTGGTAGGATTTCTTCCTACCATAGTGACCGCTCCTATAAAGGATATGAGAGAGGCTGTTAAAAAGTTAGAGAAGTACATAAGGAATCAGAAAAATGGTGGGAAGGCTTTGGGGATACACTTAGAAGGTCCTTTTTTGAACTCTAAATATAAAGGAGCCCAACCTGAAGAGTATATTATAAAGCCCGATATTAATATTTTAGAGAAACTATACTCTCCTTATTTGAGAGTTATGACCATTGCTCCTGAGATAGATGATGAATTTAAAGTAATAAAATATCTTAAAGAAAGAAATGTGATTGTTTCTGCAGGTCATACTGATGCCTCCTATGATTTAATGAGAGATGCAGCTTTAAATGGAGTTTCTCATATTACTCATCTTTTTAATGGTATGAGACCTCTTCATCATAGGGAACCTGGAATTGTCGGCTACGCCCTGGTTAATGACCATGTGAGCGTGGAGGTTATTGCTGATGGTTATCATTTGTCTGATGTGATTTTAAAAATGGTAGTTAAATTGAAGCCGAGGTATAAAGTTTTGCTTATTACAGATGCTATAATGGCCACAGGACTTGAAGATGGAGAGTATAGACTTTCAAATCAAAGGGTGATTGTTAAGAATGGAAGGGCAGTTCTTGAGTCTGGTTCTCTTGCGGGAAGTACCCTTACTATGGATAAAGCGATAAGAAATATTATACAGATGGCTGGAGTAAATATTATAGATGCTGTTTATATGGCTTCCTATTCTCCTGCAAGGCTTCTTGGATTGGAGAATAGGAAAGGTAGTATAGAGGTAGGAAAGGATGCTGATATTACTGTTTTTGATGAAGGTTTTAATATAAAAATGACTATGGTGGAGGGGAAGAAGGTCTTCTCCCCCTAA
- a CDS encoding sugar isomerase domain-containing protein, which yields MRYLKSMIVLLEELEKEEESFHKVIDKTVDVIRNGGIIHILGYGHYNAIPMELFFKPGVLSCINPILDISTLYPENIYKANYLEKIEDYGKNLISNENIKESDILYIISYTGRDFIAIDACLEAKKKGIFTIGFINRENSIKPSKHSSKKNLKDLVDLAVLLPGPSDELLLSLKENKDVRVGNLGVLLPLLVINDILVEVIYKIEEIGIIPPVFRLPINEKNKEINKKLIDIYKEKIRGF from the coding sequence ATGAGATACCTAAAGAGTATGATAGTGCTCTTAGAAGAGCTGGAAAAGGAAGAAGAAAGTTTTCATAAGGTGATAGATAAAACTGTTGATGTTATTAGGAATGGAGGAATAATACATATTTTGGGTTATGGACACTATAATGCTATACCTATGGAGTTATTTTTTAAACCTGGAGTTTTATCTTGCATAAATCCTATTTTAGATATTTCCACTTTATATCCTGAAAATATTTATAAGGCTAATTATCTTGAAAAGATTGAAGACTATGGAAAAAACTTGATATCTAACGAGAATATAAAGGAAAGTGATATTCTCTATATAATTTCTTATACTGGAAGGGATTTTATTGCCATTGATGCTTGTCTTGAGGCAAAGAAAAAGGGGATTTTTACTATTGGATTTATTAATAGGGAGAATTCAATAAAACCTTCAAAGCATTCCTCTAAGAAAAATTTAAAGGATCTTGTGGATCTTGCTGTTTTACTTCCTGGTCCTTCCGATGAACTTTTACTGTCTTTAAAGGAAAATAAGGATGTGAGAGTGGGGAATTTGGGAGTTTTACTCCCTCTTTTGGTAATCAATGATATTCTTGTTGAGGTAATTTACAAAATTGAGGAGATAGGTATCATCCCTCCTGTTTTTAGGCTTCCTATCAATGAGAAAAATAAGGAGATTAATAAGAAGTTAATAGACATTTATAAAGAAAAAATTAGGGGGTTTTAA
- a CDS encoding HD domain-containing phosphohydrolase, producing the protein MKKLFSIILIIILITPFSLGEKKESLTFAGDFNLPPIEYLDSQGNPKGFAVDIVNELSKKINKTIEIKLVPWEKAVELLNTGKVDGIEFMRITEERKKRYDFVPYLESFSVIIVPIGSPINNFMDLKKKKVGVFNLDVAHIFLKDITQTIPYESSKDVLLGILRKDVDAGVINYYAAKWLITQNNWNDKLKILPDKLFTNYSGIALPKGSPYFLTIKKAIDEIIKSPKYIDLLQKWFGEEILLRLEIKKKESQTQGLLILFSLLAFVFLWILGSRRYLKKEVERQTKEIRTLLEENKRKYEELIIGYEFLRDISNKNIEDVERIFYEKLKDLFPENDIKILKRLNNEFLTLYPKQDSLKIKIEDLEKSTPNNVYTIIENKIQYAICYEKEIPQGIFDLLLEEFKHTVEDINLKKRLKKEKEISEIIDLFSEKIEKNLFLESILRRTLNILDADAGSIMAYDEDENTLKIFASCGIPKEVVENTVLRMGEGIAGWVAQHREPLILEDAYKDSRFLIIEPRFNIKSSICYPLIHNDKLVGVLNINSLRESKKFDQRDLEIVEKISPVLSSLLYKEDLENRIYRLNRESLIVLVEMIDARDPYTGGHSREVRNIAVNFGKYIGLNDEELRILEYAGHLHDIGKIKVPDYILKKPGKLSDEEYMIMKMHPVWGEEILQNVSAFREIGKLIRHHHERWDGKGYPDGISGEDIPFYSRILTLADSFQAMTAYRPYKKRLTIDEAIEEIKRCKGSQFDPYLSDYFIEMILMSKVRFS; encoded by the coding sequence ATGAAGAAACTATTTTCAATAATATTAATAATAATTCTAATTACACCCTTCTCCTTAGGTGAAAAGAAAGAAAGCCTTACTTTTGCAGGCGATTTTAACTTACCTCCTATAGAGTATTTGGATTCGCAGGGAAATCCTAAAGGTTTTGCAGTGGATATTGTTAATGAACTTTCCAAAAAAATAAATAAAACCATTGAGATAAAGCTTGTCCCATGGGAAAAAGCAGTAGAGCTCTTAAACACAGGTAAAGTAGACGGAATAGAATTTATGAGAATCACAGAAGAAAGAAAGAAGAGATATGATTTTGTACCATACTTAGAAAGCTTTAGTGTAATTATCGTACCCATTGGTTCCCCCATAAATAATTTTATGGACCTAAAGAAGAAAAAAGTAGGAGTATTTAACCTTGATGTGGCCCATATCTTCTTAAAAGATATTACTCAAACTATCCCTTATGAGTCATCAAAAGACGTACTTTTAGGAATTTTAAGGAAAGATGTAGATGCTGGAGTCATTAACTATTATGCAGCTAAATGGCTTATTACTCAAAATAACTGGAACGATAAACTTAAAATCCTCCCTGACAAATTATTTACCAATTACTCTGGAATTGCTCTTCCTAAAGGAAGCCCATATTTCCTAACCATTAAAAAGGCAATTGATGAGATAATAAAATCCCCAAAGTACATTGACCTTTTGCAAAAATGGTTTGGCGAAGAAATTCTTTTAAGACTTGAAATAAAGAAGAAAGAAAGTCAAACTCAAGGGCTTTTAATTCTTTTTTCTCTTTTAGCTTTTGTCTTCCTTTGGATCCTTGGAAGTAGAAGATATTTAAAGAAAGAGGTTGAAAGACAAACTAAAGAGATAAGAACACTTCTTGAAGAAAATAAAAGAAAGTATGAAGAATTGATTATAGGGTATGAATTCTTGAGAGATATATCTAACAAGAATATTGAGGATGTAGAGAGAATTTTTTATGAAAAATTAAAGGATCTTTTTCCTGAAAATGATATAAAAATATTAAAAAGATTAAACAATGAATTTCTGACTTTATACCCTAAGCAAGATTCTCTAAAAATAAAAATTGAAGACTTAGAAAAGTCAACTCCAAATAATGTATATACTATTATAGAAAACAAAATTCAATATGCTATCTGTTATGAGAAAGAAATTCCCCAAGGAATTTTTGACCTCCTCTTAGAAGAGTTTAAGCATACTGTTGAAGATATAAACCTAAAAAAGAGGTTAAAGAAAGAAAAGGAAATATCAGAAATCATTGATCTCTTCTCAGAGAAAATTGAAAAAAACCTATTCCTTGAAAGCATATTAAGAAGAACTTTAAACATATTAGATGCTGACGCAGGATCAATTATGGCTTATGATGAGGATGAAAATACTCTAAAAATCTTTGCAAGTTGTGGGATTCCTAAGGAAGTAGTAGAAAATACAGTACTAAGAATGGGAGAGGGTATAGCTGGTTGGGTAGCCCAACATAGAGAGCCTTTAATCCTTGAGGACGCTTACAAAGATAGCAGATTCTTAATAATTGAACCTCGGTTTAATATAAAATCCTCCATATGTTATCCATTAATTCACAATGACAAATTGGTAGGAGTTTTAAATATAAACAGTCTAAGAGAATCTAAAAAATTTGATCAAAGGGATTTAGAAATTGTAGAAAAAATAAGTCCTGTTCTTTCTTCTTTACTTTATAAAGAAGATTTAGAAAACAGAATATATAGATTAAACAGAGAATCATTAATTGTACTTGTAGAGATGATTGACGCAAGAGATCCCTACACAGGAGGACATTCCCGAGAAGTGAGAAATATTGCTGTAAACTTTGGGAAATACATAGGTTTAAATGATGAAGAACTAAGAATATTAGAGTATGCTGGACATCTACATGATATTGGTAAAATAAAAGTTCCTGATTATATTTTGAAAAAACCTGGAAAACTTTCCGATGAAGAGTATATGATTATGAAAATGCATCCCGTATGGGGAGAAGAGATTCTTCAAAACGTCTCTGCCTTTAGAGAGATTGGAAAGCTAATAAGACATCACCATGAAAGATGGGATGGAAAAGGGTATCCTGATGGAATTTCAGGAGAAGATATACCTTTTTATTCCCGAATTCTTACCCTTGCTGATAGTTTTCAAGCTATGACTGCTTATAGACCTTATAAAAAGAGGTTAACTATTGATGAGGCTATAGAAGAGATAAAAAGATGTAAAGGTTCCCAGTTTGATCCATACCTTTCTGATTATTTTATTGAGATGATCTTAATGAGCAAAGTAAGATTTAGCTAA
- a CDS encoding cyclic 2,3-diphosphoglycerate synthase: MKKVIIMGAGGRDFHNFNVIFKDNPQYKVVAFTATQIPGIENRIYPKDLAGDLYPDGIPIFPEEELPELIKRYEVDEVVFSYSDVSYNYVMQRASLVLSLGVDFRLLGTETMLKSKKPVVAICAVRTGSGKSQTTRYVVRVLRDMGLKTVVVRHPMPYGDFLRQKVQRFEKMEDLDTHECTIEEREEYEPHIRQKAIVYAGVDYKEILKEAESEADVIVWDGGNNDFPFYRPDLYITVVDPYRSGHELSYYPGEINLILANVVVVNKVDTAPKNKVQEVVENVRKRNKKCQIIYAKSPIRAEKEEDIKGKKVLVVEDGPTVTHGEMPFGAGYIFAREKGAIIVNPRDYAVGSIKEAYEKYTHLREVLPALGYSKEQLKELEETINKFDGEYVIIGTPIDLRRVINIKKKTIRIFYEYEDYGEKTLKDLIKEWWNNLS; the protein is encoded by the coding sequence ATGAAAAAGGTTATAATTATGGGGGCTGGAGGTAGGGATTTTCATAATTTTAATGTGATTTTTAAAGATAATCCTCAATATAAAGTGGTTGCCTTTACTGCTACTCAAATTCCTGGTATTGAGAATAGAATTTACCCAAAGGATCTTGCGGGAGATCTTTATCCTGATGGAATTCCCATATTTCCTGAGGAAGAGCTTCCCGAATTAATTAAGAGATATGAAGTAGATGAAGTGGTATTTTCCTATAGCGATGTCTCTTATAATTATGTGATGCAAAGGGCGAGTCTCGTACTCTCTTTGGGAGTAGATTTTAGATTGTTGGGTACAGAGACTATGTTAAAAAGCAAAAAACCTGTAGTGGCAATATGTGCGGTGAGAACAGGTTCTGGAAAAAGTCAGACCACAAGGTATGTGGTGAGAGTGTTAAGAGATATGGGGCTTAAAACTGTAGTAGTTAGACATCCTATGCCCTATGGGGATTTTTTGAGGCAGAAAGTTCAGAGGTTTGAGAAAATGGAAGATCTTGATACTCATGAATGTACCATTGAAGAGAGAGAAGAGTATGAGCCTCATATAAGGCAAAAAGCTATAGTCTATGCAGGAGTGGACTACAAAGAGATATTAAAGGAGGCTGAAAGTGAAGCTGATGTAATTGTCTGGGATGGAGGAAATAATGATTTTCCATTTTATAGACCTGATCTTTATATTACCGTAGTGGATCCCTATAGGTCTGGACATGAACTTTCTTATTATCCTGGAGAAATAAATTTGATCCTTGCAAATGTGGTTGTGGTAAATAAGGTTGATACTGCACCAAAGAATAAAGTTCAAGAAGTAGTGGAGAATGTAAGAAAAAGAAATAAGAAGTGCCAGATAATTTATGCTAAATCACCTATTAGGGCAGAAAAAGAAGAGGATATTAAAGGTAAAAAGGTTCTTGTAGTGGAAGATGGACCTACGGTGACTCATGGAGAGATGCCTTTTGGAGCGGGTTATATCTTTGCAAGGGAGAAGGGAGCTATAATTGTGAATCCAAGGGATTATGCCGTAGGAAGTATAAAAGAAGCCTATGAGAAGTATACTCACCTAAGGGAAGTTCTTCCTGCTCTTGGTTATAGTAAGGAACAACTTAAGGAACTTGAGGAGACCATTAACAAATTTGATGGTGAGTATGTGATAATTGGAACTCCTATTGATTTGAGAAGGGTAATTAATATTAAAAAGAAGACTATAAGGATTTTTTATGAGTATGAAGACTATGGAGAGAAGACTTTAAAAGATTTAATAAAGGAGTGGTGGAATAATCTTAGCTAA
- a CDS encoding alanine/ornithine racemase family PLP-dependent enzyme has translation MNICSPYLEINLPAIYHNAKVIVEKGKEQGILIDGVTKVSLGDPKIARVLVKAGVFGISDSRIESIKRMKEDGLDTQFTLIRLPCLSQVEEEIKYADVSLNSEFITLKALNEAGERLKKKHKVIIMVEMGDIREGIWNKEELYFVIGEVLKMENLELWGIGTNFTCFGGVIPTEEKYISFLEIVRDLEKRFNISFPMVSGGNSSSISLLFEGKIPSGINHLRIGEGIMLGRETSYRKPVLGARTDTFKFVGEILEIKEKPSIPWGIIGEDAFGHKPSFKVRGIRKRALLNFGRQDIDPEGLIPETFGIEILGATSDYTVVDISENDSLKVGDSISFSLNYSALLQAFTSPFVKKIYKEVDL, from the coding sequence ATGAATATATGCTCTCCCTACTTAGAGATAAATCTTCCTGCTATCTATCATAATGCAAAGGTTATAGTAGAAAAAGGAAAGGAGCAGGGAATTTTAATTGATGGAGTTACCAAGGTATCCCTTGGAGATCCTAAGATTGCAAGAGTTCTTGTCAAGGCTGGAGTTTTTGGAATCTCTGACTCTCGAATTGAAAGTATAAAAAGGATGAAGGAGGATGGTTTAGATACTCAATTTACCCTTATAAGGCTTCCTTGTCTTTCCCAAGTGGAAGAGGAGATAAAATATGCAGATGTGTCTTTGAATTCAGAATTTATCACCCTTAAGGCTTTGAATGAGGCAGGAGAAAGACTTAAAAAGAAGCATAAAGTGATAATCATGGTAGAGATGGGGGATATAAGGGAGGGTATATGGAATAAAGAGGAGCTTTATTTTGTAATTGGAGAGGTTTTAAAGATGGAGAATCTTGAACTTTGGGGGATTGGCACTAATTTTACTTGTTTTGGAGGGGTCATTCCTACTGAGGAGAAGTATATAAGTTTTTTAGAGATTGTTAGAGATTTGGAGAAAAGATTTAATATATCCTTTCCTATGGTTTCTGGCGGAAATTCAAGTAGTATTTCCCTTCTTTTTGAGGGTAAAATTCCTTCTGGAATTAATCATTTGAGAATTGGTGAAGGAATCATGTTGGGAAGAGAAACATCGTATAGAAAACCTGTTTTAGGGGCAAGAACTGATACTTTTAAATTTGTGGGAGAAATTTTAGAGATAAAGGAGAAGCCATCTATCCCTTGGGGAATTATTGGAGAGGATGCTTTTGGGCATAAGCCTTCCTTTAAGGTAAGGGGAATAAGGAAGAGGGCTCTTCTTAATTTTGGAAGGCAGGATATAGATCCTGAGGGACTAATTCCAGAGACTTTTGGAATAGAGATTTTAGGTGCTACTTCCGATTATACAGTGGTGGATATTTCTGAAAATGATAGTTTAAAGGTTGGTGATAGTATAAGTTTCTCTTTAAATTATTCTGCTCTCTTACAAGCTTTTACATCTCCCTTTGTAAAGAAGATCTACAAGGAGGTAGATTTATGA
- a CDS encoding DMT family transporter, translating to MIMAYLFLLGRIILLGYEKIVVKKVGDKSNSIATSFLFFLTATLFLLPFAFGKNVSLDFGRLRYGILSGFIYSISFVLYVKSLSLGEASLVGPLYNFNVFFLLILTTVFLREPFTLQKIVGLSLLVYGASFLSKQENLFKSLRVLFEKKETLFMLGSSFLIAIGRTIDGFVVGKVDPLFYCFFLYFVISIYQFIYILLRKELGEVLKIFKEKALLVFIAGAINAYSYLFLLIAFKSIDVSIAEPLSMLSMIITLILAKNIFKENIRERTIGVLIMILGAWILNWR from the coding sequence ATGATTATGGCTTATTTATTTTTACTGGGCAGGATCATACTTCTTGGCTATGAAAAAATTGTGGTAAAAAAAGTAGGAGATAAAAGCAATAGCATAGCCACATCTTTCCTATTTTTCTTAACCGCTACTTTGTTTCTTCTTCCCTTTGCCTTTGGAAAAAATGTGTCTTTGGATTTTGGAAGATTAAGATATGGGATACTAAGTGGATTTATCTATTCCATATCCTTTGTACTTTATGTTAAATCCTTATCTTTGGGAGAAGCATCCTTAGTAGGTCCTCTTTATAACTTTAATGTCTTTTTCCTTCTTATTTTGACTACTGTATTTCTAAGGGAGCCTTTTACTCTTCAAAAAATTGTTGGACTTTCACTTTTAGTTTATGGGGCTTCCTTTTTAAGTAAGCAAGAAAATCTTTTTAAATCCCTTAGGGTGCTTTTTGAAAAGAAAGAGACTCTTTTTATGTTGGGGAGTTCCTTCCTTATAGCCATAGGAAGGACCATTGATGGTTTTGTGGTGGGAAAGGTGGATCCTTTGTTTTATTGTTTCTTCCTTTATTTTGTAATAAGTATTTATCAGTTTATCTATATTCTCCTTAGGAAAGAATTGGGAGAAGTTTTGAAAATTTTTAAAGAAAAGGCTCTTCTTGTCTTTATTGCTGGGGCTATTAATGCTTATTCCTATTTATTTCTTCTCATTGCTTTTAAAAGTATAGATGTGAGTATTGCTGAGCCTCTTTCTATGTTGAGCATGATAATAACCTTGATCCTTGCCAAAAATATTTTTAAGGAGAATATAAGAGAGAGGACTATTGGCGTTTTAATTATGATCTTGGGAGCATGGATCCTTAATTGGAGATAA